A portion of the Edaphobacter bradus genome contains these proteins:
- a CDS encoding ferritin-like domain-containing protein, whose protein sequence is MARRSFLKGMGVVGAAGALAPAALLAGQEEKSGSLSRGDAAILRFLAAAEILETDLWSQYAELGGDQTNEPPQITGLTGGNPAYIKALMNLDGDMPQYIHDNTEDEFSHAAFINAFLKSKGADTVNLDQFRTLPSSKATGAQQIGRLTNLMELTVDTSWWTRYRSRTQNPDFGDSFPNAIGVIGTGKHTAIPRNDSEAQLDASSPNGVTDLTQFIANTAGFHFAFIEQGGTSLYPSLAQRVSSPEVLRILLSIGPTETAHFQTWHDKAGNSPPLTGVLDPVSGKTVDFPDLSKFKGNEDLQTNLIMPEPTVFLNKTKFPVCSIIRPTETKGAAMGAVKALSADGLFIGQSKEFFALIVDLAEDADDARREGFEA, encoded by the coding sequence GTGGCGCGCCGATCCTTCCTGAAGGGGATGGGAGTCGTCGGGGCGGCAGGAGCGCTGGCACCTGCCGCGCTGCTTGCGGGCCAGGAGGAGAAAAGCGGAAGTCTGAGCCGGGGAGATGCTGCCATCCTGCGGTTTCTGGCTGCCGCAGAGATCCTTGAAACCGATCTGTGGTCGCAGTACGCGGAACTCGGTGGCGATCAGACGAATGAACCGCCACAAATCACAGGGCTCACAGGCGGAAACCCTGCTTACATCAAAGCCCTCATGAATCTTGATGGGGACATGCCTCAGTACATTCACGACAATACGGAGGATGAATTCAGCCATGCTGCGTTCATCAATGCGTTCCTCAAATCAAAGGGCGCGGACACTGTGAATCTCGATCAATTCCGCACATTGCCCAGCAGCAAGGCCACCGGCGCGCAGCAAATTGGGCGGCTCACAAACCTGATGGAGCTGACAGTTGACACGTCGTGGTGGACCAGATATCGCAGCCGCACCCAAAATCCTGATTTCGGCGATTCGTTTCCTAACGCAATCGGCGTGATCGGAACGGGCAAGCACACTGCCATTCCGAGAAATGACAGCGAAGCGCAACTGGACGCCTCCTCGCCGAACGGCGTCACCGATCTGACGCAATTCATCGCCAATACTGCCGGCTTTCACTTTGCCTTTATTGAGCAGGGCGGGACGAGCCTGTATCCGTCGCTAGCGCAGCGTGTGAGTTCGCCGGAGGTGCTGCGTATTCTGCTGAGTATCGGGCCGACGGAGACGGCGCACTTCCAGACCTGGCACGACAAGGCGGGAAATTCGCCTCCGCTGACAGGTGTGCTCGACCCGGTGAGCGGGAAGACGGTGGATTTCCCGGACCTCAGCAAATTTAAGGGTAACGAAGACCTGCAGACGAACCTGATCATGCCCGAGCCAACAGTGTTTTTGAATAAGACTAAGTTCCCGGTATGCTCAATCATTCGGCCGACCGAGACGAAGGGAGCTGCGATGGGGGCCGTGAAGGCGCTGTCGGCAGATGGGCTGTTTATTGGGCAGTCGAAGGAGTTCTTCGCGCTGATAGTCGACTTGGCAGAGGACGCGGATGACGCCAGGCGGGAGGGGTTCGAGGCGTAA